GATCGGCGTTCCCGTGCCGCAGGACGTTCGTCGTCGCCTCCCGGACCACCCAGGCGAGCGCGGACTGCACCTCACCCGGCAGCCCGGCGGTGTCCGCCCCGTCGACCGAGCAGTCGATGCCTGCCGCCGCCAACACGCCCTGTGCACCGGAGAGTTCGACGCCGAGGTCGGCCTCCCGGTACCCCCGTACGACCTCCCGCACCTCGCGCTGCGACTCATGGGCGATCCGCTGGACCTCGATCATCTGCTCGACCGCCTCGGGCCGTTCCCGGCGGGCCAGCTGGACGGCCAGCTCGCTCTTCAGGGCGATGACCGCGAGGTTGCGGCCGATCACGTCGTGCAGGTCACGCCCGAAGCGGAGCCGCTCCTCGGCGACGGCGAGGCGGGCGCGGGTCTCGCGGGCGTCCTCCAGTTCGTAGACGGCCTTCAGCAGCCAGGCGGAGAAGTAGGACGTGAAGGAGATGATGGTGGTGCCGAAGAGCACCGCCACCAGGGCGGCCAGCGCGGAGACAACGTCGGCCCCCACGGCGAGGGCCGACGCCCCGCCGCCCGCGGCGAAGACCATGATCAGGGCCAACAGACGCCGACGGCTGTGCACGCCGAGCGCGAGCGTGCCGATGCCGAAGATCAGCACGCCCCCGAACACGCCGCCCAGCGCTGTGCGGGCCTCGTCGTCGAGGTTCGCGCTGCGGGCGAGCAGCATCGCGACGCAGCCGACCAGCGCGGTGAGTACCCCGAGGGCCCAGAGCAGGCGTATGGGCTGCGCACGGCTCCCGCGCACCCCGTCGAGTGCCCTGGAGACCGTGAAGGACGAGAGCGCGCCGTGCGCGCACAGCAGGACGAAGAACCAACTGGCGTGCCGCGTCGGCACCTGCCCGAAGAGGGGTACCCCGAACCCGCCGACCTCGATCAACGGAAACGAGTGGAACGACCACCGCGTGTACGTCTCCACCTTGGCCGGTGTGCTCTTCCCCCGCCACCAGGCCCCCGGCCCCCGCATGGCTCAACTCCCCTCATCGGCGCGGTTCCCAGCGGAACCACCGCCGTACAGCAAACACCGCGAGCACGGTCCAGGCCAGCGCGGTGGCGACGGCACCCAGGGCGTCGTACACGGACAGGTCGCCGGTCCAGCCGCCGCGCACGAGTGTGATGACGGGGCTGAGCGGCAGCAGTTCGCAGAGGGACGCCACCCGGTCGGGCAGCACTTCGAGCGGCACGGTGATGCCCGATCCCAGCAGGGAGACGAACATCAGCGGCAGGCTGGTGACCTGTGCGCTCTCGGCGGTACGGCTGAGGCTCGCGGTGACCGCGGCCAGTGCCACGCACAGGGCGACGCCGAGCAGCACACCCAGTACGGCCAGGTGGGGCGCGGCCGGCGCTCCGATGTCGAGCAGGATCGTGCAGCCGATCGCGAGCAGCAGGCACTGCGCGACGCCGATGCCGACGGCGGGCAGCGCCGCCCCGACCAGGATCTCCGGATCACGCAGTTCACCGGTCCGCAGCCGCTTGAGGACGAGTTCCTCGCGCCGCACGACGTAGATGTTGCTGAGGGCGGTGTAGATCGCGAAGAGCAGGGAGAAGCCGATGGCGGCGGGGAGGATGACCATCCCGACGCTCAGCCCCACCTCCGCCAGGTCCATCTGGTCCGTCGCCGACCGGACGCTGAGCGGCAGCAGCAGCGGGATGAACAACGCCGTGAACAGTGTGGCCCGGCTGCGCCCCAGCAGCGTCAGCTCGGCGCGGGCGAGCGCGGTCATCCGGCCCCTGAGGGTCGTGGTCCCGACCGTGACGACGGGTTCCGCGCTCGCGCCCGTCGCCGTGCCCGTGGTGCCTGTGGTCGCGCTCATGCCGTCATCCCGTCCTTGCGTGTTCCCGTGCCCGAAAGGAGTCCCGAGTCCGTAGCGGATCCGGCTCCCGTCCCGGCGCGCCGGCCCTTGCCGACCCCCGGACCCCGGCCACCGGCTCCCGTACCCGTGCCTGGTTCCGCACCCGCACCCGCACCCGCACGCGCCGCCTCCGCCGCCGCCGTCTCCCGCGCGATCCGCAGGAACGCCTCCTCCAGCGAGGCGGACCGCACCTCCAGCCGGCGCAGTTCGACCTGGGCCCGCTCGGCCCAGAGCAGCAGCCCGGTGGCCGCCCGTTGCAGTTCGTTCGTGCGCAGCACCACCATGCGGTCGTTCTCCTCGTGTCCGGTGACGCCGAGTTCGCCGAGCGGCGGCAGGTCGCCGAGGAAGTACCCGGTGGGCAGTTCGAAGGAGATGCGGGAGGGCTGGGAGGCGGTCACCTCGGCCGGGGTGCCGGTCGCGGCGACGGTCCCCTCGTGGAGGATGGCGAGCCGGTCGGCCAGGTCCTCCGCCTCCTCCAGGTAGTGCGTGGTGAGCAGCACGGTCGTCCCCGCGTCGCGCAACTCCCGCACCAACTCCCAGGTGTCCTGGCGGCCCTCCGCGTCGAGCCCGGTGGTCGGCTCGTCCAGGAACAGCACCTCGGGGCGCCCGAGGAGCGCGAGTGCCAGGTCGAGGCGCCGCTTCTCGCCCCCGGACAACTGCTTGACCCGTACGCCGGCCCGCCGCCCGAGCCCGACGACCTCCAGCGCCTCGCCGACGGGACGCGCCCCGCTGGTGCAGCCGGCCCACATCCGTACCGTCTCCGCGACGGTCAGCTCGGAGGGGAAGCCGCCCTCCTGCAGCATCACTCCGATACGGGGGCGTACGGCCGCGCGCTCCCCGTAGGGGTCGTGCCCGAGAACCCGCACCCGGCCGCCGGACGGCGGCGCGAGCCCCTCCAGCAGTTCGACCGTCGAGGTCTTCCCCGCACCGTTGGTGCCGAGGAGTGCGAAGAGTTCTCCCCGGCCGACGGAGAACGTGATCCCCCGTACGGCCTCGAAACCGCCCCCGTACACGCGCCGCAGGTCGGTGACCTCGATCACTTTCCCGTGATCGTGAGTGTTCACGTCCTCGTGCCCGTTCGTCTTCATGTCTCCAGCGTCCCGGCGGTACGGGCCGTGAGGCAGTGCGCGCTGTCATCACTCGGCATGACAAATGTCAGACGAGGGGAGGCGGGCGGGAGGAGAGTGAGAAGCACGGGTGTGGGAACACGAAGAAGACCCCGGTCGAGTGGACCGGGGTCTTGCTTTCCAGAGCGGACGACGAGGCTCGAACTCGCGACCTCAACCTTGGCAAGGTTGCGCTCTACCAACTGAGCTACGTCCGCATTGCCTCCGACCGGCTCTCACCGATCGGCGCGAAGACCACATTACCTGATCCACTGGAGTGGTTGGTAAGTGATCAGAGCGGGTGACAGGAATTGCACACTGCGCCTTCCCCCTGGAAGGGGGATGTTCTACTACTGAACTACACCCGCGTGACTCCGGTGAGCCGGGCCTTTCGGCCTTGCCCCTCGGCGTGCTCCAGACTCTAGCTGATCCGCCGGGGGGCAACGCAAGTCGGTTGCCGCCGGCGTCCAAGTCAGCCGCCCCCGGGGCCCGCTGACGGACCCTGAGGACGGCGGACGGGGGCGCGCCTACTGTGCCTCGGCGAACGCCTCGTAGACCCTCTTGGGGATCCGGCCGCGTGCGGGGACCTCCAGCTTGTTGGCCTGGGCCCAGGCGCGTACGGCCGCCGGGTCCGGGGCCACCTGGGTCTGCTTGTACACACTGCCCGACTTCGACCGTTTGCGGCCGGCCTCCATGTAGGGCGCGAGCGCCTTACGCAGTTTCTTGGCATTGGCTTCGTTCAGGTCGATCTCGTACGACTTGCCGTCGAGTCCGAAGGCGATCGTCTCCGCCGCTTCCGAGCCGTCGATGTCGTCGGAGAGAGTGACCACGACACGCTGCGCCACGAATATCGGTCCCTTCGTGCGACATCTCTCCGTTGACGTGCCCTGACGTCAGGGAGATGTCGGCTGTCCGGCTGTTAATTGGGCAAAGTATCGGCTATTGCCAATTCATTTGTACAGTGCCCGGCATTGCAATGTGAACACAGACTTAATCCGCCCGCGTGTCCCTCGCGCAATAGGGATCCGGGATCTTTCCCGGAAGTTTTCGCGACGGTGATCGTCCGATACCTGATCGTGACCGCCGTCACCCGGAATCCCTGTAGTTTCCTACGAATCTACCCGCGTAGAAATTTTGTACGGGTAGTCTGAAGGAACCTGCTCAGCACCACACACCGGGAGTGCCAGTGGCACGCGTCGTAGTCGACGTCATGCTCAAGCCGGAGATCCTCGACCCCCAGGGCCAGGCGGTGCAGCGCGCGCTGCCGCGCCTCGGTTTCGAGGGCGTCTCCGACGTACGTCAGGGAAAGCGATTCGAACTGGAAGTTGACGGACCGGTGGACGACGCCGCGCTCGCCCGCATCCACGAGCTGGCGGAATCCTTCCTCGCCAACACCGTGATCGAGGACTTCACCGTCAAGGTGGAGGAAGTCGCGGAGGTCGGAAAGTGACCGCACGTATTGGCGTCGTCACTTTTCCCGGCAGCCTCGACGACCGGGACACGCAGCGTGCGATCAGGCTCGCCGGTGCCGAACCCGTCGCTCTCTGGCACAAGGACAAGGACCTCCACCAGGTCGACGCCGTGGTGCTGTGCGGCGGGTTTTCCTACGGTGACTATCTGCGCGCCGGTGCCATCGCGCGCTTCTCGCCGGTGATGGAGACGCTCATCGAGCAGGCGAAGGCGGGACTGCCGGTCCTCGGTATCTGCAACGGCTTCCAGATCCTCACCGAGGCCCACCTCCTCCCGGGCGGGATGCTCGGCAACGATCACCTCCACTTCATCTGCCGCGACCAGAAGCTGCGGGTGGAGAACGCGGACACCGCCTGGACGACCGACTACACGGCCGGCCAGGAGATCCACATCCCGCTGAAGAACATGGACGGCCGCTATGTGGCCGACCAGTACACGCTGGACAAGCTGGAGGCCGAGGGCCGGGTCGCGTTCCGCTACCTGGACTTCAACCCCAACGGCTCGCTCAACGACATCGCCGGCATCTCCAACGAGGCCGGGAACGTCGTGGGCCTCATGCCGCACCCGGAGCACGCCGTGGAGCCGCTGATCGGCACCGGCCGCACCGACGGCCTCCCCTTCTTCACCTCGATCCTCAAGAAGCTGGTCAACGCATGAGCCGGACGCCTCTGGACACGGTCGAGCACGCGGCCGCGACCCCCGACGTCGAGCTGCCCTGGGCCGAGCTGGGCCTGAAGAAGGACGAGTACGAGCGGGTCGTCGAGATCCTCGGCCGCCGGCCCACCGGCGCCGAGCTCGCCATGTACTCCGTCATGTGGTCCGAGCACTGCTCGTACAAGTCGTCGAAGGTGCACCTGCGCCAGTTCGGCGAGAAGGCCCCCCAGTCCGACGCCCTCCTCGTCGGCATCGGCGAGAACGCGGGCGTGGTCGACGTCGGCCAGGGCTACGCGGTCACCTTCAAGGTCGAGTCGCACAACCACCCGTCGTACGTCGAGCCCTACCAGGGCGCGGCCACGGGTGTCGGCGGCATCGTCCGCGACATCATCGCGATGGGCGCCCGCCCGGTCGCGGTCGTGGACCCCCTGCGGTTCGGCGCGGCCGACCACCCCGACACCAAGCGCGTCCTGCCGGGCGTCGTCGCGGGCATCGGCGGCTACGGCAACTGCCTGGGCCTGCCGAACATCGGTGGCGAGGTCGTCTTCGACGCCTGCTACCAGGGCAACCCGCTGGTCAACGCCGGCGCCATCGGCGTCATGCGGCACGAGGACATCCACCTCGCCAAGGCCTCCGGCGCCGGCAACAAGGTCATCCTCTACGGGGCCCGCACCGGCGGCGACGGCATCGGCGGCGCCTCCATCCTGGCCTCCGAGACCTTCGACGACGCCAAGCCCTCGAAGCGCCCGGCCGTGCAGGTCGGCGACCCTTTCCAGGAGAAGCTCCTCATCGAGTGCACCCTGGAGGCCTTCAAGGAGAAGCTGGTCGTCGGCATCCAGGACCTCGGCGCGGCCGGTCTGTCCTGTGCCACGTCCGAGCTGGCCTCGAACGGCTCCGGCGGCATGCGCGTGACGCTGGACGACGTACCGCTGCGCGACTCGACCCTCTCGCCCGAGGAAATCCTCATGAGCGAGTCGCAGGAACGCATGTGCGCGGTCGTGGAGCCGGAGAAGGTCGACCGGTTCCTGGAGATCTGCGACAAGTGGGATGTCATCGCCACGGTGATCGGTGAGGTCACGGACGGCGACCGTCTCGAAATCTTCTGGCACGGCGGCAAGATCGTCGACGTCGACCCGCGCACGGTCGCGCACGACGGCCCGGTCTACGAGCGCCCGTACGCCCGCCCCGAGTGGCAGGACGCGCTGCAGGCGGACGACGCGAACAAGCTGGCGCGCCCGGCGACGAGCGAGGAGCTGCGTGAGCAGGTCCTGAAGCTGGTCGCCTCCCCGAACCAGGCCTCCAAGTCCTGGATCACCAGCCAGTACGACCACTTCGTGCAGGGCAACACGGTGCTGGCCCAGCCGGAGGACTCCGGCATGATCCGCGTCGACGAGGAGAGCGGCCTGGGTGTCGCCATCGCGACCGACGGCAACGGCCGCTACGCCAAGCTGGACCCGTACCACGGCGCCCAGCTGGCCCTGGCGGAGGCGTACCGCAACGTCGCCACCACCGGTGCCAAGCCGCTCGCCGTCTCCGACTGCCTGAACTTCGGCTCGCCGGAGGACCCGGCGGTCATGTGGCAGTTCGCCGAGGCCGTACGCGGTCTGGCGGACGCCTGCCAGCAGCTGGGCACCCCGGTGACCGGCGGCAACGTCTCCCTCTACAACCAGACGGGCGAGGTGGCCATCCACCCCACCCCGGTCGTCGCGGTCCTCGGCGTCATCGACGACGTGGCCCGGCGCACGCCGGTCGCCTTCCAGGAGGAGGGCCAGCTGCTCTACCTGCTCGGCGACACCCGTGAGGAGTTCGGCGGCTCGGCCTGGTCCCAGGTCGTCCACGACCACCTCGGCGGACTGCCCCCGCAGGTCGACCTGGAACGCGAGCGCCTGCTCGCCGAGATCCTGATCTCCGCCTCCCGCGACGGCATGATCGACTCCGCGCACGACCTCTCCGACGGCGGCCTGATCCAGGCGGTCGTGGAGTCGGCGCTGCTCGGTGGCAAGGGCGCGCGCCTGATCGTCCCCGACGGTCTGGACGCGTTCACCTTCCTCCTCTCGGAGTCGGCCGGCCGCGCCGTCGTGGCCGTCCCCCGCTCCGAGGAGGTCCGCTTCAACGACATGTGCGGCGCCCGGGGGCTCCCGGTCACGCGCATCGGTGTCGTGGACGGCGACGTGGTCGAGATCCAGGGCGAGTTCACCCTCACCCTGGAGGAACTGCGCACGGCCCACGAGGGCACGATCCCGGCGCTGCTGGCGTAGTCCCGCGTACGACGGCGAAGGCCCCGCCGGATGGAAGCATCCGGCGGGGCCTTCGCCGCGTCCTGGGGTCAGCGGACGTAGTTCCTGAGGATCTCCGTGTCGAGTTCGATCCCGACCGGATCGGGAAGGGACACGTTCTCGCCGAACTTCACGGTGCGCACGTCACGGTAACCGCCGACCAGCCGGTCCGGGCTGCTGTGCACGGTGAGGGTGCACGAGTCCCGGTCGATCAGCAGGTACAGAGGGATTCCGGACTGCCCGTACGCGGCCGGCTTCTCGTGCCGGTCCCGCCGGTCGGTGTCTGTGTCGGAGTCGTAGGACGTGACCTCGACGACCATGAGCGCCCCCTCGGGGGCGGCCCACTCGCCGTGTCCCGCGAAGTGGGCCTCGGGGGTGACCACCGCGTCCGGTTTCGCTCTGCCTTGCCGATAGGTCTCGACCCTGAGCCCTCGGCCCTGATACAGATCCATGTCGGGCCTGGCCTGCATACAGCGTCGTGCAAGTCATGTCACGATCGTGTCGTGGTCTCCGTCCGCCACCTTCTTGACCCCGATCCGTCCGTTGATGAACTCCAACGTGACGGTCTCGGGCGCGGCGGAAGCGATCGTTTCGAACTCCTCCACCGACATCTGAGACGTGCGCTCGGCCATAACCGTCATGTTGCCCCCTTTCCGGGCGAAGGACAGTGTCGCCAGTGGGCGTCGGGGCGGGGCGTACTTCGCCGTCGACCACACTTTCGAGTCCACGCAGGCGCGGCCGCATACGCTCAGCCCATGCCGCCCGCCAGGAAACGCCCCCGCGCCTACGACCCCGCCAAGACCCGCAAGGCCGTCCTGGCCCAGTTCGGGCACGTTCGGGGGGCCGTGGGCGCCCTCACCGACGAGCAGCTCGCGCTGCCGACCCGGCTCGGCGCGTGGACGGTCCGGGACCTGGCCGCGCACCTCACCATGGCCGTGGAGAGCGTCCCCCGTGCCCTGGCACGCCCCGAGCCCCCGAAGGCCGAGCTGAACGCGCTCGACTACGCCTCCGCGACCGCCGCCCACGCCGGTGCCGTCGCCGAGGGCAGCCACGGCCTGGCGGAGGCCACCCCGGACCTCGTCGCCCTCTACGCCGGCGTGGAGCAGCGGATCACCGACGCCCTCGCCGCCACCCCGCAGGGCCGGATCATCGACACCCGCGCCGGCGGCATGCTGCTCGACGACTACCTCCTCACCCGCGCCATCGAGCTCGTCGTCCACACCGACGACCTGAACGCCGCCGTCCCCGCCCTCGACGTCCCGTACGACCGGCACGCCCTCGCCACCTGTGTACGGCTGCTCGCCGACACCCTCGCCGCGCGGGCGCCCGGCGGCTCGACGGAGGTGCGGATCCCGCCGTACGCCGTCGTGCAGTGCGTGGAGGGGCCCAGGCACACCCGGGGCACCCCGCCGAACGTCGTCGAGACCGATCCGCTGACCTGGATCCGGCTCGCGACCGGCCGTGTGGAGTGGGGCGCCGCGCTGGAGGAGGCCGAGGTCAGCGCGAGCGGCGAGCGGGCGGACCTGAGCGGGCTGCTGCCCCTGATGCGCTGACACCATGACCGGGGCCCGCCGGACAACCCGGTGGAACCACCCACGGACCCCACCCGTCCCACCGCCATGGACAAGCGACTGACCCTCACCGCCCTGGCCCTGCTTCCGCTCCCGCTGCTCGCGGCCTGCGGCAACGAGTCGGCCGGCGACTCCGGCAGCGGCAACGTCGGCTCGGCCGCCACGAAGTCCTCGGTCACCGGCGTCCGCTGGAAGGTCGACAGCCTGACCGTGGGCGGAAAGACCGAGCAGGCCCCCGACAGCGCCTATCTGAAGATCGCCGACAACGGCGAGGTCGACGGCAACTACGGCTGCAACACCTTCGGCTCCACCGCCGCCTTCAAGGCCGACGGCATCGACTTCGAGACCGCCCGGTCCACGGAGATGGCCTGCGGCGACGCCCCGATGAAGTTCGAGAAGAGCTTCGCCCGCGCCCTCGACACCGAGAGGTTCACGGCCGAGACGACCGACGACGGCAAGCTCACCCTCACCAGCGGCGACGGAGACACCGTCGAGCTGACCGAGGAGAAGCCCGCGGAGCTGTACGGCACCACGTGGCGGATCGACTCCCTCGTGGACCACGACGTCGCCACCTCGCTCCCCGAGGCCGCCCGGGGCAAGGCCTGGTTCACCCTCGACAAGAAGGCGGGCACCCTGAGCGGAAGCGTCGGCTGCAACGACATCTCCGCGAAGGCGACGGTGAGCGAGGACGAGATCACCCTCGGCAACCCGCGGACCACTCGTAAGATGTGCTCCGACTCACTCATGGCCGCCGAACGCAGCCTCCTGGAGCTCTTCAAGGGCACGGTGGAGTATCGGATCGATCACCGCAGTATCACGCTGACCAGCGAAAACGACGCGGGTGTCGGAGCCGTCGCCGACAAGTGACGTGCGACGACCCGCAGTCGGGGACCGGGGCGGGCGAGATCACCGGATTCGGACCGGTGCGCGATCTCGCCTACACTCGGTGGCGTGCCACGTGGTGACGGACGACTCAACCACGACCTTCTCCCCGGCGAGAAAGGCCCCCAGGACGCTTGCGGCGTCTTCGGTGTCTGGGCTCCGGGTGAAGAGGTCGCGAAGCTCACTTACTTCGGGCTCTACGCCCTCCAGCATCGGGGCCAGGAATCCGCGGGTATCGCGGTCAGCAACGGCTCCCAGATCCTCGTCTTCAAGGACATGGGCCTCGTTTCCCAGGTCTTCGACGAGACCTCGCTCGGTTCCCTCCAGGGTCACATCGCGGTCGGTCACGCCCGCTACTCGACCACCGGCGCCTCCGTCTGGGAGAACGCCCAGCCCACGTTCCGTGCGACCGCGCACGGCTCCATCGCCCTCGGCCACAACGGCAACCTGGTCAACACGGCCCAGCTCGCCGAAATGGTCGCCGACCTGCCCAAGCAGGAGGGCCGTACGCCGCGTGTCGCGGCCACCAACGACACCGATCTGCTCACCGCGCTCCTCGCGGCCCAGGTCGACGAGGACGGCAAGCCGCTGACCATCGAGGAGGCCGCACACACGGTCCTCCCGCAGGTGCGCGGCGCCTTCTCCCTCGTCTTCATGGACGAGCACACCCTCTACGCCGCCCGCGACCCGCAGGGCATCCGTCCGCTGGTCCTCGGCCGGCTGGAGCGCGGCTGGGTCGTCGCCTCCGAGTCCGCCGCCCTCGACATCTGCGGTGCCGCCTACGTCCGGGAGATAGAGCCGGGCGAGTTCATCGCCATCGACGAGAACGGTCTGCGCAGCTCCCGATTCGCGGACGCGAAGCCCAAGGGCTGTGTCTTCGAGTATGTGTACCTGGCCCGCCCGGACACCGACATCGCCGGTCGGAACGTGTACCTCTCCCGCGTGGAGATGGGTCGCAAGCTGGCCAAGGAAGCCCCTGTCGAGGCCGACCTGGTCATAGCGACCCCGGAATCCGGCACCCCGGCCGCCATCGGCTACGCGGAGGCCTCGGGCATCCCGTTCGGTGCGGGTCTGGTGAAGAACGCGTACGTCGGACGTACGTTCATCCAGCCCTCCCAGACGATCCGCCAGCTCGGTATCCGGCTGAAGCTGAACCCGCTCAAGGAAGTCATCAAGGGCAAGCGTCTGGTGGTCGTCGACGACTCGATCGTCCGCGGCAACACCCAGCGCGCGCTGGTCCGGATGCTCCGCGAGGCGGGCGCCGCCGAGGTCCACATCCGGATCTCGTCCCCGCCCGTGAAGTGGCCCTGCTTCTTCGGCATCGACTTCGCCACCCGCGCCGAGCTCATCGCCAACGGCATGACGATCGACGAGATCGGCACCTCGCTGGGCGCCGACTCCCTGGCGTACATCTCCATCGACGGCATGATCGAGGCGACCACCATCGCCAAGCCGAACCTCTGCCGGGCCTGCTTCGACGGCGAGTACCCGATGGAGCTGCCGGACCCCGAGCTGCTCGGCAAGCAGCTCCTGGAGACCGAGCTGGCAGCAGGGCCCGCCGCCACGGCCGCGGCCGACGCGATCCGTCGCCCGTAAGACAGCCCGTAGACAGCGGGTAACACCTGCTTACCTGCCGCAGGACGACACGAAAGTTCTCAC
The DNA window shown above is from Streptomyces akebiae and carries:
- a CDS encoding sensor histidine kinase, which gives rise to MRGPGAWWRGKSTPAKVETYTRWSFHSFPLIEVGGFGVPLFGQVPTRHASWFFVLLCAHGALSSFTVSRALDGVRGSRAQPIRLLWALGVLTALVGCVAMLLARSANLDDEARTALGGVFGGVLIFGIGTLALGVHSRRRLLALIMVFAAGGGASALAVGADVVSALAALVAVLFGTTIISFTSYFSAWLLKAVYELEDARETRARLAVAEERLRFGRDLHDVIGRNLAVIALKSELAVQLARRERPEAVEQMIEVQRIAHESQREVREVVRGYREADLGVELSGAQGVLAAAGIDCSVDGADTAGLPGEVQSALAWVVREATTNVLRHGNADQCAVVLRVREGQVVLTVENDGIRAGGGEEAGAGRSVGSGAGTGTGAGTGAGTGSGSGLAGLRERLAVVDGTLEAGPVDGEAFRVVARVPLGSAGSMDSAGPTGSVKAKGAGSASRGAGAAVGSAVVRESAS
- a CDS encoding ABC transporter permease, giving the protein MSATTGTTGTATGASAEPVVTVGTTTLRGRMTALARAELTLLGRSRATLFTALFIPLLLPLSVRSATDQMDLAEVGLSVGMVILPAAIGFSLLFAIYTALSNIYVVRREELVLKRLRTGELRDPEILVGAALPAVGIGVAQCLLLAIGCTILLDIGAPAAPHLAVLGVLLGVALCVALAAVTASLSRTAESAQVTSLPLMFVSLLGSGITVPLEVLPDRVASLCELLPLSPVITLVRGGWTGDLSVYDALGAVATALAWTVLAVFAVRRWFRWEPRR
- a CDS encoding ABC transporter ATP-binding protein; the protein is MKTNGHEDVNTHDHGKVIEVTDLRRVYGGGFEAVRGITFSVGRGELFALLGTNGAGKTSTVELLEGLAPPSGGRVRVLGHDPYGERAAVRPRIGVMLQEGGFPSELTVAETVRMWAGCTSGARPVGEALEVVGLGRRAGVRVKQLSGGEKRRLDLALALLGRPEVLFLDEPTTGLDAEGRQDTWELVRELRDAGTTVLLTTHYLEEAEDLADRLAILHEGTVAATGTPAEVTASQPSRISFELPTGYFLGDLPPLGELGVTGHEENDRMVVLRTNELQRAATGLLLWAERAQVELRRLEVRSASLEEAFLRIARETAAAEAARAGAGAGAEPGTGTGAGGRGPGVGKGRRAGTGAGSATDSGLLSGTGTRKDGMTA
- a CDS encoding histone-like nucleoid-structuring protein Lsr2, with the translated sequence MAQRVVVTLSDDIDGSEAAETIAFGLDGKSYEIDLNEANAKKLRKALAPYMEAGRKRSKSGSVYKQTQVAPDPAAVRAWAQANKLEVPARGRIPKRVYEAFAEAQ
- the purS gene encoding phosphoribosylformylglycinamidine synthase subunit PurS, which produces MARVVVDVMLKPEILDPQGQAVQRALPRLGFEGVSDVRQGKRFELEVDGPVDDAALARIHELAESFLANTVIEDFTVKVEEVAEVGK
- the purQ gene encoding phosphoribosylformylglycinamidine synthase subunit PurQ: MTARIGVVTFPGSLDDRDTQRAIRLAGAEPVALWHKDKDLHQVDAVVLCGGFSYGDYLRAGAIARFSPVMETLIEQAKAGLPVLGICNGFQILTEAHLLPGGMLGNDHLHFICRDQKLRVENADTAWTTDYTAGQEIHIPLKNMDGRYVADQYTLDKLEAEGRVAFRYLDFNPNGSLNDIAGISNEAGNVVGLMPHPEHAVEPLIGTGRTDGLPFFTSILKKLVNA
- the purL gene encoding phosphoribosylformylglycinamidine synthase subunit PurL, producing the protein MSRTPLDTVEHAAATPDVELPWAELGLKKDEYERVVEILGRRPTGAELAMYSVMWSEHCSYKSSKVHLRQFGEKAPQSDALLVGIGENAGVVDVGQGYAVTFKVESHNHPSYVEPYQGAATGVGGIVRDIIAMGARPVAVVDPLRFGAADHPDTKRVLPGVVAGIGGYGNCLGLPNIGGEVVFDACYQGNPLVNAGAIGVMRHEDIHLAKASGAGNKVILYGARTGGDGIGGASILASETFDDAKPSKRPAVQVGDPFQEKLLIECTLEAFKEKLVVGIQDLGAAGLSCATSELASNGSGGMRVTLDDVPLRDSTLSPEEILMSESQERMCAVVEPEKVDRFLEICDKWDVIATVIGEVTDGDRLEIFWHGGKIVDVDPRTVAHDGPVYERPYARPEWQDALQADDANKLARPATSEELREQVLKLVASPNQASKSWITSQYDHFVQGNTVLAQPEDSGMIRVDEESGLGVAIATDGNGRYAKLDPYHGAQLALAEAYRNVATTGAKPLAVSDCLNFGSPEDPAVMWQFAEAVRGLADACQQLGTPVTGGNVSLYNQTGEVAIHPTPVVAVLGVIDDVARRTPVAFQEEGQLLYLLGDTREEFGGSAWSQVVHDHLGGLPPQVDLERERLLAEILISASRDGMIDSAHDLSDGGLIQAVVESALLGGKGARLIVPDGLDAFTFLLSESAGRAVVAVPRSEEVRFNDMCGARGLPVTRIGVVDGDVVEIQGEFTLTLEELRTAHEGTIPALLA
- a CDS encoding maleylpyruvate isomerase family mycothiol-dependent enzyme; this translates as MPPARKRPRAYDPAKTRKAVLAQFGHVRGAVGALTDEQLALPTRLGAWTVRDLAAHLTMAVESVPRALARPEPPKAELNALDYASATAAHAGAVAEGSHGLAEATPDLVALYAGVEQRITDALAATPQGRIIDTRAGGMLLDDYLLTRAIELVVHTDDLNAAVPALDVPYDRHALATCVRLLADTLAARAPGGSTEVRIPPYAVVQCVEGPRHTRGTPPNVVETDPLTWIRLATGRVEWGAALEEAEVSASGERADLSGLLPLMR
- a CDS encoding META domain-containing protein, whose product is MEPPTDPTRPTAMDKRLTLTALALLPLPLLAACGNESAGDSGSGNVGSAATKSSVTGVRWKVDSLTVGGKTEQAPDSAYLKIADNGEVDGNYGCNTFGSTAAFKADGIDFETARSTEMACGDAPMKFEKSFARALDTERFTAETTDDGKLTLTSGDGDTVELTEEKPAELYGTTWRIDSLVDHDVATSLPEAARGKAWFTLDKKAGTLSGSVGCNDISAKATVSEDEITLGNPRTTRKMCSDSLMAAERSLLELFKGTVEYRIDHRSITLTSENDAGVGAVADK
- the purF gene encoding amidophosphoribosyltransferase, producing MPRGDGRLNHDLLPGEKGPQDACGVFGVWAPGEEVAKLTYFGLYALQHRGQESAGIAVSNGSQILVFKDMGLVSQVFDETSLGSLQGHIAVGHARYSTTGASVWENAQPTFRATAHGSIALGHNGNLVNTAQLAEMVADLPKQEGRTPRVAATNDTDLLTALLAAQVDEDGKPLTIEEAAHTVLPQVRGAFSLVFMDEHTLYAARDPQGIRPLVLGRLERGWVVASESAALDICGAAYVREIEPGEFIAIDENGLRSSRFADAKPKGCVFEYVYLARPDTDIAGRNVYLSRVEMGRKLAKEAPVEADLVIATPESGTPAAIGYAEASGIPFGAGLVKNAYVGRTFIQPSQTIRQLGIRLKLNPLKEVIKGKRLVVVDDSIVRGNTQRALVRMLREAGAAEVHIRISSPPVKWPCFFGIDFATRAELIANGMTIDEIGTSLGADSLAYISIDGMIEATTIAKPNLCRACFDGEYPMELPDPELLGKQLLETELAAGPAATAAADAIRRP